The segment tttatatCATGACTAgcaattgattttcttttaatatctcAATATAAGAGTAAAATTGTATCTCcatatatatcaattgaataaaaatatggtacttcaacatcaaaatattttaaaatatttttcatttcatcaataTTCAAATCAAATTTGTAAAGCAATATGACAGAATCTAATTTTCATAATAACAAAGATAAACAagtcatttttatatttcacgtataaaatttaatgaagGCGATTTTAATAAGTCAACATTGCTTGATTTAATTCAATTGAAAATTACAGacaaatttttagaatttgTGTATTCTTCAAGCATTTTGAATCCTTGAAGGActtttttgtataattagtttTCAAGTATGTTTGTACTAAACAAACAATTTGTTGTTTTAGAAATTAGACTCAAATACTTTATTATAATAGGTTATGGTCCACatactttttcatcttttttgagatatgtttatttgaagttgatcttaatattaatttggagttaatacctcagatggacactcaactatgcactcttctctcagaaagtcactcaactttcaattttcagtcaaaagtcactcaactatgcacttttttctcagaaagtcactcaactatgcacttttttctcagaaagtcactcaactttgaattttaactcaaaagtcactcaactatccactctttcctcagaaagtcactcaatctattaaattattttttaattataatttattgatactaattatttatataacaaaccaaaaattttaaaaaataaattaaatcaattagtgatccacccacctaacccgactcattaaaaaatatgatatgacccattttattttatctttaatcctaaattaatccctctctttaaaccttgaattaggattaaagacaaaataaaatgggtcatatcatgttttttaatgggtcgggttacgtgggtggatcactaaatggtttaaatggtatttttgtttttgatttgttatataaataattaatatcaacaaattttaattaaaaaacaatttaatatattgagtgactttctgaggaaagagtggatagttgagtgactttgagttaaaattcaaagttgagtgactttctgagaaaaaagtgcatagttgagtaacttttgagtgaaaattgaaaactGAGTAACTTTTTGAGAGAAGAGTACATCGTTGAGTGACCATATGAGATATTAActcatattaatttatataacaaattaattgattggtaaaatttcaagttcactTATGCTAGACTTTTTTTACCTTAATTAACATCCAAACATACTTTTCACACTTATGAGTTGACTTTTATACCCAAGTTCAATTCGATTATCATGTCCAAATCCAATTTCATACATTGATAAttcaaatcataatttaaaaacacGATGTGTTATGAGTGGCACCAAATATCTTAACCCATTTTagtagaaaaattaaataaaatatatagatgAACGCATATATCAAGCTTatgtatcaaaaataaatactatCTCCATTCATATTAATTGCCATAGTTTTCATTtgtagagtcaaactataaaagtTTTGATTAACATTTTACGATATacctttttcatcatattgattgcaaaagaaatttcaatttataataatttttcgtatagtttttgaatatctaatttttttaatttaaaatatcaaatttatgtaatttaatttaactttaaaatttattcagattaacttttaaaaattataacataacatataaaagtaaacgaagaaaatattaaattttaaaactcgGTACCAAAAAACTCACCAAACTAAATAAGCaccaatattaaataaaatagtcaaaGATAACATATAAAAGGAATATTTATATTGTAGAGGTAGAGTCTTAAGTATAATTTAAGCCCCATAACTATAGTTTTTACGTATAATGACGAGCTGCTACCATTTAAATTATcttgtttatattatttgtgagtaagtttttattatttttttatgactaGAGAAATCGGCGATTGCTATTCTTTAGATGTGCACAAGGTAAAATCTTGTTTTAATGCAATAGCTTGCAAATCACACAAGAGATAATTTGAACTAAGCAAACCAGCGCAACGAGCTCGACTCAAAAGACAAACCCTTTGCTTTCGTTgacaagaaattttaaatttttaaataattatataaattaaatcgtACAAATTCTactatataaatttcaaattgtataaactcaaaatttcaatccacataattattattaaatattcaacatcaataataattaactgaaattataatcataattaataactaattaattagtatatatatttgcTTTTTGACTATGTAATTTtgaagttttaattttaaaataaaaatttgtagaGTTATTTGTTGTTGGACTTAATAGTCTTACATTCTAGATAGTTCCTAACACGTGATTTGAACGTAGACCAAAGGCACACGTAGAGGTCGTTGGCAAAATGAATACGGCGCTAATCACACACTAGCCACCTACCCACCCCTCAAATAGGTCAGTAGTCAGTCCATTTTTTCTCCAATATAAGCAAAACACTCTTTACAATTATCGAACTCATCATTATCAGCACTCATATTGgacttctctctctctctctctaaggGTGACCTGaggtaattcaatttttttcttcatctgtttTCGATAGTGATTTTTGATTATTCATTTGATTCGCTTTCTCTTGATGCAACTGATCTCTCTTTTATGATGAATGAATGTTGGATTCAACTTGTGATTTTGCAGATCTAGACTTCTTTTTAGGACTTTCGCTTTTGAATCTGTCGCTGTCTGCCTTTTGAGTTTATTTCTATGCTGATTGTGGTGGAGGCCTATTGTTGAGtagatattaattttattagggAGATAGAGAAAGAGAAGCTTAGGATATCATTTTTACCTTGCTAAGAGGCGGATCTAAGATTtagttgcaatttttttttatggatttttAACTGTACATGTTTATGTCGTTACTCTCATTCCGCCTTTATGGATGTGTGGTTCGATCTAATTAGAGTTTGAGTTTAGAATTATTTGCGTTATCGATTTGGACTAATGCATAGGCATAAATTGTATCACCTGCAAAATGCGTGTGTAAGCAAATCCTGCTGCAAGTATGTGTTTACTGTCTTTCTTATGGGGCTTGGGTGAGAACATGAGGATTTTGCGATGGTTCGGGTTGAAGATAACATTGTTTAGTGTTTTAGGACGAAATTGgtgttttctttgttttgttttattttgaaaaaaacaacACATTTGGGCTTGTTTGGAAAACTAGAGGATTGTTTTTTCGTAATTTCACAACAAACATGACCAAGTGTTTTTGTATGTTACCTCTTTTAGATATTCTTATATGGTTGAGATGAAGAAATGGAATGCCTAAGGTTTTGGATGTCAATTTTTGTGATCGACTTGTTTTCGAGATGAACTATATATTGCCTGGGTTGTGACTGAAAGACTTTCTTGCTTAATGTTTCTAACTGATTGGCCAAATGCGATTTTCTATAAATCCAAACTTGTATATGGAAATGTTGTCTATCATCTTATGAGATGAGCTGCATGTTAACTTATTAATGTGCTTCGTATATGCTCTTACATGTGTAGCCTTGATAACAGACTCTTGTATCATAATTTTCTAGATCACATACAAAAATGGTGAAGGCCGTCGCCGTCCTTAACAGCAGTGAAGGTGTTAGTGGCACCATCCTCTTCACTCAAGATGGAGATGGTAATTTACTTTAATAATTGTAAAATGGTTTCTTCATGCATCTATCATGGGTGACCGGTCTCTAACTGATGTGATGCATACAGCTCCAACCACAGTTAATGGAAATATTTCTGGCCTAAAACCTGGACTTCATGGCTTCCATGTCCATGCCCTTGGTGATACCACAAATGGCTGTATGTCAAcaggtaattttattttatctatttgaGACTCTgacaaataatgatttttagatgttttgagttttgaattttttcttggtTAACTTGCAGGACCACATTACAATCCTGCTGGTAAGGAGCATGGTGCTCCTGAAGATGAGGTGCGTCATGCTGGTGATCTTGGTAACATCACAGTTGGAGAAGATGGTAAGTGTTCCttgtttaataatttaacttaatcTGGTTGTAGTTATCCTTATTCATTTCAAATCAAATGTCTgcaattgaagatttttatcATCATCTATGCCTAGTGTTTTTGGTTTGACATGATGtatagttcatttggaaaaattaattctcttgtAGTAAAGGTTTACCCATGATTTTATTGTCCCGAAAACAACAATTATTTTGCATAGTGAAGCCAAAATTTATTTCAGAGAGGTCAATGCtgctctctccctctctctcctTGCGTAATTCCAAATTAGTTAGCATCACTAACGATGTAATCATTGCAAAAAATTTCAGGTACTGCATCTTTTACTATTACCGACAAGCAGGTAAATTCTTTGTTGAACTCTAAGCTTTAGACTTGCTCTAATATTTGTTCCTGAACTAATTGGCAAGCTGATTTGTTGCAGATTCCTCTCACTGGTCCACAGTCCATCATTGGAAGAGCTGTTGTTGTTCATGCTGATCCTGATGATCTTGGAAAGGGTTAGTTTCTCTACTTCAGTGACTAAACTTTAATGAGCTGAGTACGACATGCTTTTATTATTACAACAGAATGTGAAAGATGAAAGAGGataagaaagtaagaaataaaatacatataaccttgacactcaaccttttattttagtttgagaCCATCAACACTCGTCCATAGTGCTTGACATATAAAAACCCCATTTCCATTTAATGTGTTTTCTTCAAGAAGTATATCTGGGAGATTGGTGTATTATAATGGAAAGTATTATGGATTGGAGAAGGAAGAAGTCTAGGTGTGATTGTGTCATatcttataatttaattttgaagaaaacgATGAAAGCTCATTTAAATAAGACTAGGTAAAGTGAAAGAGAAAGGGGCTCTGAACCATGACCACACTAGCAAGGATCCACTAGGTTCATTTAAATAAGACTAGGCAAAGTGAAAGAGAGAGGGTTTCAATCTGAACCACGACCACACTAGCAAGGATCCACTAGGTTCATTTAAATAAGAGCAGGCAAAGTGAAAGAGAAAGGGGTTCAGTCCTACCCATGACCTCCCTAGCAAGGAGCCACTTCTATCATTTTCACATCTCCCAAGCACCAATaagatttcatttttcttcttcaaagaatTTACCATTCTCCGTATATTGAGCTGAAAATTAATGCCTGGTAATTGCTGACTCAAAAATCAAGCGGGAACAGGTGTGTGCATTTCTGAGTGATGTTAAATCTCCTTGAAGAATCAGGATGTTCATATACATTCTCTCAAGGAATGAATAGGTgctatcttttttttcttttttttttatggccATGCAATTCCTGCGGGCTGGTGGTGCAATTGGTGGATAATGGCCTGCCCCTCTACCATTCTCCACTTATATACTAGTATTTTATCCGTGTATAGTTCGAACCTATGACGTGCACCTAATCTACACATCACATGTTGCGCTCTTTCCACTAAACATACCTCTGGGGGCAAGAACGAGTTCCTGTTATACAGGTTTTGTAGTTGAATTCATATCTGGAATAGGACATTGTATGGACTGTCTGTGAGATGTGGGTTGTTGGAGGCTTGGAGCTAACACTGGTCAGTTTGTAAAATACTAGCTGACAAATAGTCTGCAAGGTTTTTTTGGACAATTTGTTCTAGAAATTCTTTCACTCCATGATGCTTGGTTACCTATTACCATTTAATTATGCTTCTCCTCTCACTTACCTTGTCTGTATTTGTCAAAAGTCTCGTCTCTTAAATGCAGTCTAATagaaaaaaacctttttttaatGTTTCTGTAAGGGGAGGGACAGAGAGAAATGGACTAACATTTGCAGATGTTGGATATAAATTGATTTTAGCCTGAAGCTGAGACTTGTGATTGATTGATTGTAAGAAAGGTGGACTGAAATCTAATAAGAAAATGCATTACAATGATAAGCTATTGAGTTCTATTTTTGCTTAGAGTTAAGTCATTGTGAGCCCTTTGCTTTATCCATCTAAAATTACTTCAAGATCCTTCAGGATTAAGGCTGGataagagcctgtttggattgacttatttCAAGTGTCTTTAAGCCAAAATAACTTTTAAGCAATTTTGGAGTGTTAGGGTATATAGCTCTTAGTTTTAAACAGGCTCTAAGACCCATAGGTTTTACATATCCTTTAGTGTGTGTGATTGGAATGGTTGAACTGCAAGGAATATGTTCCTCATTGTGCAAATTGTGAGATCTCGAATGCAAATGTTCGAGGATGACCAAGTATCAACTTGTTTCAGAAAATTGAAATTAGGGAAGTGGACTATAGTTGCAAATAATCAAGTGGGCGTACAGTGATATATGAGATTAGGATTATGCACAAAAGAGTTATGCTCTATTTAGCTACGAGGTTTAGTATTCTATTTGCATCCAAACAAATTTGGTGTCTGGTGTAGGAGCATTGAAAATCCTTTCATCATGGAATAAAAATAAGACggttaaaatataatttactttAACCATATTTGTAACCCACTTTCACTTAATCtgacttgaaatttattttcctgCTGTTTTAGGAGGACATGAGCTCAGTAAAAGCACCGGAAATGCTGGCGGAAGGATTGCTTGTGGTAAGTACTAATTGTCTTGCATCTGGGACTAGATCCATTGATTTATGTGTCTCATTTAGTCATTTAACTATGTGTCGTAATTACATTGATCAATTGCTGATAGGTTAGTTCAATCTCtttgatttctttttcaaatgatTCTTCTGGGCTACTTGTTTTGAGTAAAATAGAAACATGCAAGATTCTTTTGCTTTCTAATCTAAGTTGTCCATTTGTCAATGTGCTTTCAAACGACAAGTTGAATCATTTGCTTTTTGAGAATTATATAGGCAAGCCTggttttgttcttaattatgtTTGTAGTAGTAATAACATGTGGTATTGTCACTCTTGTCAGGTATTATTGGCCTCCAGGGTTAACTGCTCCGGTGAGGTGAAGATTCAGCAACTAGCGGTGGTGTCTGTCTTAGAATAAAGTTATATTGGAGCTGCTGAGCCTTGTTTTCTATGTATTTATCATTTGACGCCTTTTGAATTGGGGTTGAACCATTCATAATACATGACTGTAGTGCTGCTTTTCAGTGGATGTTGTACTAGTTTTTGCCGATCATTAACCATAAAAAAACATGGGCTGTGTTAGCTTTGCTGGTTTCTTAAATTTGAGTGGATGGTTTGAAAACTAGACAAAATTTAGATGAATTTGCAGATTACAGTGCCTGCAGTTTTTGTTCATAAAATTGTATTTCAACTGACTTCTCAGATGGCAGAGTATTTGCAAAATGATCCAAGGCTTACATAAACATTGTGTGTGGAATGATGTTTTGTGAGGTTTACGTCTGAAGATATTGGTGCAGCTACAATCTCTTCAAGCAACAAACATTAGTTATAATGCTAGCAacaattctaaaactataaCTAGATTTGAAAACTCAAAGCATTAaaccaaataaattttttcaaatggTTGCTTCTATTACACCTACTTCGTCTGTCTTATTCTATAGAAAAATATAACCAACATGTATATATACCTGCTCCACATGCACCAatataggaaaaaaaaatattttttatatttttgtggatTGTGCAATAATATGGAATAACAAACAATAACATCCATCAATCTTGTTGTTTTACATCCCTCATCACTTCAATCTACAACATATCAAAGAGTTTCTacattttttctaattataaCCTCTTTCATTCTTtggaatatttgaaaaaaacagaaacagaaaaatccaaaaattaaaagtacAAATAGAAGTCCGCCGAAGGAAATCAAAGAATTCAAATATGAATAGAAACCAGccttatgatttttatgcatctACTTCTTTTGTAATTAATGCACTGATAGAGACGTTAGTGAAACTGTGATCAGTTCCTTTTTGTATGTATAATCCTTTAAAAGACGAATAAAATCCCTTCTTTTTAAGCCAAAGAAAATCATTTACTTCAAAACGTCATTAAAGAAGCTCGAagctaaagttttaaaaatcgACTTATAGCAAACTTACTTCATTTCAAGTGAATAATATCTCAAAAGAACTAGAAAGTTCGAGTATGAAATTAGGATAAAATTTGAGCTAGTTATGGATTAAATTGTATGCTTAGTTGTATAAAACTTATGTTTGAAGTTCTATTTGTTGTTGGAGTTGTATAAATTAGTATGAATATCGTATAGAAgtagtatataataatattaaatttgtaGAAACCTAACctacattttatataatatttatacacTTGACACATATAGCAATACCgtctatatattgattttatatacaaaattatgaaCAAAAATTTCAAGCATTGAGCatatacacacatttcataccATTTTCATAGAGAAAAAATTGAAGTGAGAATTTCACATATATTTTGCAAAAGAATTCCTGATATGTTTTGTCTTATTATTAGGTATATATAGACACATCATTCTCCCaaatttgaaggaaaaattacacattttgataaataattattaattttagcgatattttttttatatttattaatatttgtagcaataaataacaatattatgataaatctgtaatatgtattaaaagtgaatcatgtatgcaatatatatgaattataactgttttaaaatatattatgcttgtATAGTAAGAAATTGACACGTTGTATTATAAGggtattaaaatatgtgata is part of the Solanum lycopersicum chromosome 1, SLM_r2.1 genome and harbors:
- the SODCC.1 gene encoding superoxide dismutase [Cu-Zn] 2, translating into MVKAVAVLNSSEGVSGTILFTQDGDAPTTVNGNISGLKPGLHGFHVHALGDTTNGCMSTGPHYNPAGKEHGAPEDEVRHAGDLGNITVGEDGTASFTITDKQIPLTGPQSIIGRAVVVHADPDDLGKGGHELSKSTGNAGGRIACGIIGLQG